aaaaatgtgtgtaataattattatacatttttctgtgGGATGTttatttggatattttttttggGGTGGACTGGGTGGACTACGGTATCATTAATAAATCTGAAACTTAATTTAAGTTTTTGGCATCAGGAAAGTCTACAGGACAAAGGGCATTGTGACAACCGTTTTTAACAAGTGGTACTTGATTCATGAATGTTCTAGAATAGCAACGTATAAATGTATACTATCATtcttaaactgttaccataacaaaatgaacaatttAACTTTATCCTTACGAATCACGAATAAATGTAAGGATTTACTGTAATATTGATATGCAAATATCAACATCTGCCACACAAGCGACTGAAATGTTTCTCCACACCAGCAGGGGGCGATCTTCCTCATCCAGAATCCGGAACAGACTGCACTGAATCACAGAAGCGAGTCTGCTGATGGACTTGCACTGAAGTTTGCGTGCATTATTAAGCCacaatgcatttctttttataattaatgtaaaagtaaaatggaagtcatttaatttttttttacagaattgtTTGCTAAATAATATTCGTGTGGTTTTAGACAGTTCTGCAGAAATGGATGTGAGGGCTGTAAACACCATGGTCTTTACAGTCATACTTTTATGGAGTAACATTATGTTGTGTGTAACAGGTAGGATACAAAAGTATTCCAGACatcattatatgtatatattttttatatttaaattatattccAATATAATATTATCTTTTCCCCCAGGCTTTGGATAGGAATATGTTATACTTTCACACAAAATAGCCCATAATACTGAATTTTGTATTAATGCTCAGTGCTCAGTGTTTACCAACTATGCTCATgctgaaacatggtggtggaagcatcataCTGAGCATTACACTTGAACTCTTGTTTGCTTCTTTGATTAATTGCCTATTTACCCAATCACTAACATTGGCAGACAGCCAGTGTCCTATATTTACCTTCTTAAACATCTTAAACAACTTCTTACACAATTCtataatgattttatatttatttttttaacagatatCTGAGAGTTTTGGGTGTCAAACTACAACTTTTCCCCCAATCAGTTCCTTCATTTTTAAGCTGCAGaaagtatttttgtaaataatatgtTTAGATTTaactatatttctttttattacttctgggttttttttccagctgaTGAGAGTATGGTATTGGTTCCTAGTGGGACCATGAAGATAGGAACAAACGCTGCTGATGGACGAGATGGTGAATCTCCTGCCAGAGCTGTGAAAGTCGAGACATTCAAGCTGGACAAATATCCTGTAACTAACTCCGATTTTAGGTGACTATCTGTAAGGAGTAATTGTTAGTTATATCAAACATTGATGTTAATAGTTAAAGGTAGATCTGTATCGCTTTCACTGGATTGTAAGAATTCCAGGTGAATTAAAACTCTACTGCAGTGAATGAGATTGTGAGATTGACTATctagttttttttaagcatggcaCAAATTTCACGTGATACATGGTGTCTTgggtaattattttttttcctgtatttttttttttttactagggAATTTGTCAGATTGCAGAAATACAAAACAGAGGCTCAAACATTTGGATGGAGTTTTGTTTTCCAGGATTTTGTGTCTGAGGAGCTGAAAAGCAAAATCACTCAGAGAATTGAGGTATAAGCACAACCATGACTCgtttaaatgtttaagtgcATGTACTGcaattttgatgtttttttaatttaaaatataatttcctTCATCAACCTATTTTGTAGTCTGCACCCTGGTGGTTGCCAGTTGAGAAAGCATTTTGGAGACAGGTAATTTACttggttctttctttctttcttgcttgctttcttgctttctttcttgctttcttgcttgcttgctagctagctagctagctagctagcttttagctttatttatttatttatttatttgattgattgtAGCCAAGTGGACCAAATTCAACCATCAAAGACTGTCTAGACTCTCCGGTGGTGCAGGTGAGCTGGAACGATGCTCAGGCTTACTGTAAGTGGAAGAAGAAGAGGCTGCCGAGTGAAGAGGAGTGGGAAATAGCTGCACGCGGGGGGCTGGATGGTAAATCACATGTCAGTCGTCAGATGTTCTCTTCACCTTGTTGTTAATGTTTTACATTGATTCCAATCCTTCCAATGTGTGTTTCAGGAAGGACGTACCCCTGGGGTAACAAGTTCCTCCACAATCGCACCAATTTGTGGCAGGTCGGTGTGTGaaaatatttagtgtaaaaaataatgatgtgtATGAGGGCTGTAGATTTTGTCACGTTTTAATTTTGATAACGTTTTTGTAGCCTTGCATAAATAATTCAACCGGGTAATGATTTTTATCGACTGGTGCTCTACGTTACAGACTCTGTTTGCCGGCCTGTAGACGGTATTTTGGTGATGCATTCAAAGAATATGACAAAAATTATTtgagaattatttatttaaacaaacattgtCTTCAATCCCATACAATATGTGCATTTAGACTGAGGAGTATGAAATATAACATGACAGACAtgctattttttgtaaaaaaaatcaacgaTGAGGTAGTGTGAAGTGGCCTGACAAGAAACGGAGTAAATCCGTGGGCACACTACACTTTTCCTCCCGTTGACTTCATTCAACCCACGAGATCGGTGGTGATCGGAAACAGTCTGAGTGCGAAGAGGTTTCGCTTTTCACCACTTTACACTGAATTCTGACTTACGAACTGGTATCACATGAAAAAGTGTGACCtctttataaatgaaataagatTAGATGATAAAGCACAGATTAAAGGAGTATTGCAGAATCCCGTTTTTATCCAACaccattttaaaaaagaaaataaagtcaaCATTTCAAAAGAAGTTGCCAGGTTTATGGTGTCACTGCGTAAACAAACAGATTGTACATTTTAACATTGGTGTATCCGTTCGCAGCTCAAATTTAGGTCTCTAAGAAATTTCGCATCTTGAAAGTATAGTGTGACTGCAGCCTTACTGTTCAATTATTTTCCCACAACATACCCCAGCAAACTACCAGCTAAAcatttgcttttgtttattatagGTTTATTATGGTatgttatacatttttctcatttataattgtatttaattttgcaCAAGAACTTGGTTCTGATTATCACTTCAATTATAGTCACTATAAACAGTTATTCCATCATTTATATCTTATTCTCTGTGTTGaagttaataatgaaaaaatacaacttgGTCTAAAACTgtaaagcactgacactggaaacAAAAGGAAGAAATAAGCTGAGCCAATATATACTATAAAAGTGTGTAACTTTACAACATTGATGTAAATAATAAGCAAAATGATTGTGATGAGAATTTTATGTATTACCATGCAGCCTTTCATTTCTTATTTCATTAAGATTTTGTTAAAACATGATGTGTGAAATAATGGTGTTCTGATTGTAGGGGTCTTTTCCAGAAGGAGACACAGCTGAAGATGGGTATCATGGTGTAGCTCCTGTAACTGCATTTCCTCCACAAAATAATTATGGTAACTAAGCATTCAAAACATACTACCAGAAGTGAGTTATATAACACGTGACATGACGTGATGTTATATGGTGTGTTATCCCAGGACTGTATGATATGTTGGGTAATATTTGGGAGTGGACGTCTACACGTTTTACTTC
This Silurus meridionalis isolate SWU-2019-XX chromosome 15, ASM1480568v1, whole genome shotgun sequence DNA region includes the following protein-coding sequences:
- the sumf2 gene encoding inactive C-alpha-formylglycine-generating enzyme 2 is translated as MDVRAVNTMVFTVILLWSNIMLCVTADESMVLVPSGTMKIGTNAADGRDGESPARAVKVETFKLDKYPVTNSDFREFVRLQKYKTEAQTFGWSFVFQDFVSEELKSKITQRIESAPWWLPVEKAFWRQPSGPNSTIKDCLDSPVVQVSWNDAQAYCKWKKKRLPSEEEWEIAARGGLDGRTYPWGNKFLHNRTNLWQGSFPEGDTAEDGYHGVAPVTAFPPQNNYGLYDMLGNIWEWTSTRFTSPQIMYVLRGASWIDTADGSANHRARVTTRMGNTPDSASDNLGFRCASDFKTKKQSKSKAKTEL